In the genome of Synergistota bacterium, the window TTCCGCATAACCAGTATGCCCACGCGCTATAATAACTCTTCTGCCTGACCTTTCACGCTTGAGGGTGATTCTAAGCATTAAAGTCTTAGGACATGAGTATATCTTCCACCACTATTCTCGTAAAAGGCTGACGATATCCCCTCTTTCTTCTATAATTTTTCTTTCTCTTATACTTAAAAACTATTATCTTTTTCCCTTTACCGTGCCCTAAAACCTTTGCCTGAACGGTGGCTCCCTTTACATAGGGAGTACCAAATACTCCTTCGTCATCCTTCTTGAGGAATAAAACCTTATCAATCTTTAACG includes:
- the rplU gene encoding 50S ribosomal protein L21, which translates into the protein LKIDKVLFLKKDDEGVFGTPYVKGATVQAKVLGHGKGKKIIVFKYKRKKNYRRKRGYRQPFTRIVVEDILMS